Below is a genomic region from Zea mays cultivar B73 chromosome 9, Zm-B73-REFERENCE-NAM-5.0, whole genome shotgun sequence.
CGTCCCTATCTGATCGAGGCATATCTAGCCGAACCGAACGTATCCACTCGACCACGATGGAGAGGATACGCCAAAACGTCCAGCAGCCTGCCGAGAGCGCGCCACGCATCCCacctgttgacgcctttttggagcgccaaacattCAACAAGAACCGATGGCggcgctctctggtcaggcgcggacggtccgcggccaggggccggacggtccgcgacctggtgcaggagcacggatttcctgcctgacggctggacggtccgcgccctggggccggacggtccgcgcgtgcgcaggggcggcagaTGATCGCCGGCAGCgcttggatctcgctcccgggagggaccccgtcggggaggagagatcctaggagttgtctaggctcgggcaggccgacctagactcctctaatcgacgtagagtcgaggagaggcgaagaatttggggattggaaggctaaactagaactattcctaatgcgtaaggtaaaaacgagaaatagacttgatttgttcgattgatgggggctcaatcggccgtagcccttcatctatataaaggggaggtctggatccgtttccaactgtttcccgagttaatcccgcggttttaggtaacaaatcccgcgagaaactaggaaccctaactgactctgcgcgcgcgcggactgtccggaccgcggaccgtccggcctcagcgcTGGACTGTCCGCGCTGCTCAATTTGacttccaacatatgcccccctgccttttggtgaaggttgacgaaccaaaagcatatgaactaagcctgatgtaagtcaccggcttttcaatatggagctcattcaataaagcaccaatgtataaaggccgtttcagattgtatctttctcggccatgaccgtttgatcaatggatcaataggaatagaatggaggtgccccccagcctggatagacaaagggactatacatataccatggattcatcatcgtaccattccatgtttgaacaggataatataccgacgatgagtaaacAGGTGGAAAGTACCTtggtctcatagaatgaataggcgatgcttgttgtgtcgcctttcgagccgttttgtttacccgttttgttttagcaggtgaccgatgtttcttcgttgaccgatcacgtagaaCGGTCTTCTTGCTAGTATTCTTGGAGAGTAACTGATCAAAGGTAGAGTCAGTTTTGATCAACCGACCATATGTGCTTTGCCGTTGCGTCTCTTTCCCttttaaggctttgtgtggaggctgacgTCTTTGGCCATATGCGGATTGTCCGGCAGAGTTAGCCGAACCGTCTGtctgagcaccggactgtccgcacgtAGGTGTCACACCGTCTGTGATGCTCAGGTCAGGCTGTCGTGCTTGGCtcattaattgtgcctgcccccggtgcctccggactttttagccttatcgtccggagcctttcgagcaatctccttttgcgatatatttgacgtgcgaggatcgtcaatgatgatgtctttgcttttgctttttatcggccatttcgggccgaactaagATCTTTTCGCATGCGACATCTATCGTAttaacaggaaatggttgtgtgtccacttgcatttcctgaaaagccaaccggccttcatttatggccgattgtacctgtcgacgaaagacattacagtcattggtggcatgagaaaaagaattatgccacttacaataagcacgtctctttaattcatctatatgagggatagtatgagttaatttaatgttgtcatttttaagtagctcatcaaatatcttatcacatttggcaacattaaaggtaaatttaatctcttcttgccgattcttttgaaccggttgtaaggaagaacatgctgaagatttggcctttgttggccaaataaactcagcggtatatacatctgcggattcatcatctgaattATCACGCTCTATCAGATGTATAGCACGGGCGgtcgattttgatgtctctttaaagcggctttcacaggctaaagcccgctgatgtagctgggctatcgaaaagaactgggtcccatctaatttatctcttaagtaggatagcaacccattaaaagctaaccctgctagctctttgtctgcgacatggatccgaaagcatcggtttctagtgtcccggaacctccggatatagtcattaaccgattcttcgcgtccttggcggactgaagctaagtcagctaaccctaattcatattccccggtaaagaaatgttcatgaaatttactttctaactcattccaggaattaatggaattaggaggcagggcggcgtaccatgcaaaagcggtaccagtaagggataaagaaaataaccgaacacgaaatgcttctccatcggccaattcgcctaggtgtgctaggaactggcctatgtgttcatgtgtgcttctcccattctcaccagaaaacttagaaaattccgatatccttgccccttgtggatatgggacagtgtcaaaccggtgattatacggcttttggtatgattgccctactctggctacactaactccgaacttatctcgaaatagttcagtcatctcttccctaattttttccattgcacccggtggcagaccaccggatcctgggctgtggggatcatttggtcgggtattagtataccgaccttcttgccgtgaccgatcgatagtgttgatcggtCTGTGGTTGTATGGTACgttatggtttaaatatgtagagggcgaaacatactgctgctgaggtgtgtaataatttggtgcatggtgTGCAACAACAGGTTCTGCGTATGTGTATCCAGTTTGTCCGGTGGTAAATCCGAACTGACCAGTTGCGTTCGCCATTATCGGGACGCCATGTGGTAGTCCTGTGGCAGGCCCGGACTGTCCGGCAgggaaagccggacggtccgtgtaagggccggacggtccgggcagaagctcggacggtccgaccgcgtCCAGGGTCACCGGTCTACCAAGCAGGGACGGCGGTGGTCCTAGGGCGGCCCCAGACTGTCCGGCAGAGCAAGCCGGACGGTCTGcatatgggccggacggtccgggcagaagctcggacggtccgaccgtgttCATGGGTGCCAATCTACCAAGCAGGGATGGCGGTGGTGGTACTTGTCCtgtatatgagttcatcggcataccatataatggctggggctgcaaatccccatttgttgccgatgtattagacatagatatcctgttactagtctcatatgatggaaaactaggagcaacagacttctccaacgtacgcgttaattttctaattgactcttctaaccctacaatctgttgtttcatttgatcctgctgctgatctacatactgtttaataaattggatgtcgtcgggtttacttacgttggggacttgaagcgaagatagaagagatgcgacgtcggtctctccatgtttgacaactttctggtggcgatccaccgtgtattgtgataagaatttctccctcgcttgacgcatgtagtcctcgtattgctgttgctcttcggccgtcagactttcaacagccggcttcaggatattgtccggggagatatcggtgtgatctttagaaccggccatttgagggcctgatttttagtagatctaaacaccttccccagcggagtcgccaaaaagtatgttgacgcctttttggagcgccaaacactcaacaagaaccggtggcggcgctctctggtcaggcgcggacggtccgcggccaggggccggacggtccacgacctggtgcaggagcacgagttccctgcctgacggcctgacggtccgcgccctggggccggacggtccgcgcgtgcgcaggggcggcagaTGATCGCCGgcagcgcctggatctcgctcccgggagggaccccgtcggggaggagagatcctaggagttgtctaggctcgggcaggccgacctagactcctctaatcgacgtagagtcgaggagaggcgaagaatttggggattgaaaggctaaactagaactattcctaatgcgtaaggtaaaaacgagaaatagacttgatttgttcgattgatgggggctcaatcggccgtagcccttcatctatataaagggggaggtctggatccgtttccaactgtttcccgagttaatcccgcggttttaggtaacaaatcctgcgagaaactaggaaccctaactgactctgcgcgcgcgcggaccgtccgggaccgcGGACGATCCGGCCTcagcgccggactgtccgcgctgctCAATTTGACTTCCAACACCACCTACGAAAACCCGCAAACAAAAGCGTACCGCACCGTGCAGTGGAGGAGAACAAAAGCTTTGTGGTGGTCGGTAGTGGATCGGGGGCACCAATTGCCAAGCACTGCGGTGACCGTGGTGTCCAATCGGCTCTGGCGCACCGCACGGCACCTGCCTTCGTCCCGCAGGGCAGGTGAACGCTTTGTGGTTGGTTTCCAACTTCCATGCGTCCGGAGAGACCTCTGCTTGCAGCCCAGCCCGGCGTCGCCCTCCTgggctctcttcctcttcaagcaagcaacacacacacacacacacaccaacACACTCCGTCTTCTTAATTAAAACGTACTAGGGGTATTTAACTAATAGCGTATACTACACATATACCCCCCCATTAACTATTAATATCGTCACACTAGCTTGTACTAATTGCCAGGGAGGCGCCGCGCGCGTACGGATCTGGATCTGCGCACGCAACATCTCGGTTTTTTTTTTTTTACTTCAACCGGCCGGATCTGAGATTTGCCCATTGGATTGGGGCCGGGCCCTGCAAACTATCGTTGCTCCGCAGTCCGCACATGCCTGCGCCGCTCCCTCCGGTGCACTCTCTCTCTCTGTGCAATTTGACCGGCCGACACAAACTAAACCTCTCCAGGGCAAACATAACGGAGCACGGATCGATTCAGAACGAAGAGATGGAAACTAATTTAAAAATATGGTCCTTTTGATTCCTGCGGAATGACAGGCAAGGAGAACGGTTTGTGAAATCGGATGGCAAAAATACACAGCATACTATTTGTTTCGAGGTCCCAAAACAGCATGCTTTGGACGTCGAGTCGATGGCTTACACACTTTGGGCCTGCTGTGGTAATGTTAATATGGGCCAGACGCTACGCTAGCCAGTCCAACCCCAAAACAGCCGCAAGGCCGTTAGTTAGGCCACCGTACCAGCGTGCGTTAATAAGAAGGGGGCCCGCGAGCGCGACTGGTCCCCCCGCGCGCAACGGGCGCCACCGCACCGGCGCCGgcaccgccgacgagttcacgcTGAAAATGACCCAGCTGTAGGCTCCTGTTTTTGCATCGCGGTAGGAGGAGACACGCAATCCAACTGTTAATGCCTACACACAGTCACAATCGGGGCTTCTCGCTCCCTCTTCATGGGACCGAGACTAGTTTCTCCACAAAATCAGAGGGAATATAATGAGCTGAAAATCtccttattcaattttaaataataATGATATTTTAGTCTCTCCAATCTCTTTCGTTATCTTAGCTTCCAAACTGGATGAACTGGGATTACCATGACCCATCAAAGATTGGCTGGCGTTCCGCGTCCGGATTtatgatttttttttttttttgcaaactgGGATTGTGTAGACTTGATAGATTTCGATCGAGACAATACTTCATCCCTATTCTATCAATTTTCTCGCAGAAATAGAGGGGTTCCATCGAAAAGACGGTGAAAGTCGAACTGTAGAACAGTAGAAGACACACACGATGAGCGATACAGAGAAGAGTGCCAACTAAAAGTACTTTTTAGTTACGATGAAGATAGCCGAGAAGCAAAACATAAAAGATCTTAGATGATTGGATGGATGAGTTTAAATCTCAAACAAATTAAACTTTTTATTAATTTTTTTAATATCATCTAATTCATGTGTATGTGTATTAGAAATAACCCAACAAGATATTAGATGAAATCGTACCAGAGATGGTTCCTGAATAACCGAATGAGCACCGCAGTGAATCCATTCCATCCCTCTTACTGAACCAAACAAGAGATGCAAATTCTCATTGAACCCCCGTCCCCAACCCCAACACAAGCGAGCGAGCGATCGACGTGGATTTACACAGCAGCACCAATGCAAGAGCCCAAGTTTTTCCGAGACAAACGCACAAGAGTGTCATGTCAGTCATCACACTGGGGCGGTCCTGTCTGTCCCTGCCCTACTCTACTCCTAGCCCCGGCGAGGTGGGGACTGGGAGCGTCCCCGGAGCGAGTCCCAGAAGACGGGCCAGTTGCGGCGCGCCTCGTTCCAGCCGAGCAGGGAGCCCTCCCGGGCGGGGTCCCAGCTCGCGGACACGATGCCGTAGCTCACCCCGGCCAGCGCCGCGCCGAAGAAGACGAACGACACGCCGAAGGGGATCCACGTCGGCACGTCCACCTTCGCCACCGCCTTCAGGTAGTAGAACACCGGGAACAACCCCACGCCCAGCGCCAGCGGAAGCCCCACCGACGCGCCCACCCGCCGCATCATCCGGTTCGTCACCACCTCCGGGATCGTCGCGTCACGCTCCTCCTCCTCGTCCTcatcttcctcctcttcttcttcttcttcttccttcgccgccgtctgctgctgctgctgctgctgcttcctgttgcgccgccgcccgctcttCCCCGGCCGCCCGACCGTGATGATCTTGGGCTCCGCCGCGGTCTCCTCGTCGCTCCGGCTGTCCCGGTTCCTGCGGGCAAGGAGTGGCCGCGCGCGGCGGCTCGGAGCGGTGGCGGAGCGGGATCGGAGGCCGAGGACGACGGGAGTGGA
It encodes:
- the LOC103639583 gene encoding protein PAM68, chloroplastic; amino-acid sequence: MEVPLSPPRAHASLLCCSSTPVVLGLRSRSATAPSRRARPLLARRNRDSRSDEETAAEPKIITVGRPGKSGRRRNRKQQQQQQQTAAKEEEEEEEEEDEDEEEERDATIPEVVTNRMMRRVGASVGLPLALGVGLFPVFYYLKAVAKVDVPTWIPFGVSFVFFGAALAGVSYGIVSASWDPAREGSLLGWNEARRNWPVFWDSLRGRSQSPPRRG